The proteins below come from a single Tachypleus tridentatus isolate NWPU-2018 chromosome 13, ASM421037v1, whole genome shotgun sequence genomic window:
- the LOC143236186 gene encoding UNC93-like protein MFSD11, protein MVKMIFDPKLYNVVILGFTFMFVFTAFQTGGMIQKVVLQSIHDEDTSYEGDGYISLAIIYAVFAISNWIAPPVISFIGPKYSMFVGGITYA, encoded by the exons ATGGTGAAGATGATTTTTGACCCGAAACTTTATAATGTCGTAATTTTGGGGTTTACCTTCATGTTTGTATTCACTGCATTTCAGACTGGAGGGATGATACAG AAAGTTGTACTTCAAagcatacatgatgaagatacaAGTTATGAAGGAGATGGATACATTAG TCTGGCCATTATCTATGCTGTGTTTGCTATTTCTAACTGGATTGCACCACCAGTCATCTCATTCATAGGACCAAAGTACTCAATGTTTGTTGGAGGAATTACTTATGCGTGA